One window of the Trifolium pratense cultivar HEN17-A07 linkage group LG2, ARS_RC_1.1, whole genome shotgun sequence genome contains the following:
- the LOC123909717 gene encoding cytochrome P450 78A5-like, with protein MSPEFHLLLFPDLIYIQPLTLTFQTALCSFLFVLAFLIWLTPGGLAWALYNKASSSAHAVIPGPSFTGFTGVLSGITPHRVLAKLARTHRAESLMAFSVGLTRFIVSSEPETAKEILCSSAFGDRPVKESAYELLFHRAMGFAPYGEYWRNLRRISSTHLFCPRRINGFEGFRSEVGLKMVKRLNFLMGQMGSVEVKKVLHFGSLNNVMMTVFGKSYDFFEGDGVELEELVSEGYELLGIFNWSDHFPLLGWLDLQGVRKRCRVLVTKVNAFVGKIIEEHKMKRIFEGKALVGDFVDVLLDLEEKDKLSDSDMIAVLWEMIFRGTDTVAILLEWILARMVLHPDIQAKAQEEIDRVIGDTNFVTDADVQNMPYLQCIVKEALRVHPPGPLLSWARLSVHDVMVGNKFVPKGTTAMVNMWAITHDEKVWNEPEEFKPERFMNEDFSIMGSDLRLAPFGAGRRVCPGKAMGLASVHLWLAQLLQSFKWVPCDDDSSVDLEECLKLSMEMKKPLVCKVVPRT; from the exons ATGTCTCCAGagtttcatcttcttctttttccagACCTTATTTACATTCAGCCACTCACTCTCACTTTCCAAACTGCTCTTTGTTCCTTTCTCTTTGTTCTTGCTTTCCTTATCTGGCTCACTCCTGGTGGGCTTGCTTGGGCTTTATACAACAAAGCTTCATCTTCAGCCCATGCTGTTATCCCAGGCCCATCTTTCACTGGTTTCACTGGAGTTCTATCTGGTATAACACCACACCGTGTTTTAGCCAAACTTGCTAGGACTCACCGTGCTGAGTCATTGATGGCTTTTTCTGTTGGTCTAACCCGGTTCATTGTTTCAAGTGAACCGGAAACTGCTAAGGAAATCCTCTGCAGTTCTGCTTTTGGTGATAGACCAGTTAAGGAATCAGCTTATGAGCTTTTATTTCACAGAGCAATGGGTTTTGCACCGTACGGTGAGTATTGGAGGAATCTGAGAAGGATTTCATCGACCCATTTGTTTTGTCCTAGGAGGATTAATGGGTTTGAAGGTTTTAGGAGTGAGGTTGGTTTAAAAATGGTGaaaagattaaattttttgatgGGTCAAATGGGTAGTGTTGAGGTAAAAAAAGTTCTTCATTTTGGATCACTTAATAATGTAATGATGACTGTGTTTGGAAAAAGTTATGATTTTTTTGAAGGTGATGGTGTTGAACTTGAAGAGTTGGTGAGTGAAGGGTATGAGCTTTTGGGTATTTTTAACTGGAGTGATCATTTTCCTCTTCTGGGTTGGTTGGATTTGCAGGGTGTTAGAAAAAGGTGTAGAGTTTTGGTTACAAAAGTGAATGCTTTTGTTGGTAAGATCATTGAAGAACATAAAATGAAGAGAATATTTGAAGGAAAAGCTTTAGTTGGTGATTTTGTTGACGTTTTGCTTGATTTAGAGGAAAAAGACAAACTTAGTGATTCTGATATGATTGCAGTTCTTTGG GAAATGATTTTTAGAGGAACAGACACAGTTGCTATATTGCTTGAATGGATTTTGGCTAGGATGGTTCTTCATCCAGATATACAAGCTAAAGCGCAAGAAGAAATCGACCGCGTTATCGGAGATACAAATTTTGTTACTGATGCCGATGTTCAGAACATGCCATACTTGCAATGCATTGTGAAAGAAGCATTAAGGGTGCATCCACCAGGACCACTTTTATCATGGGCACGTTTATCAGTCCATGATGTTATGGTAGGTAACAAATTTGTTCCGAAAGGAACAACTGCTATGGTGAACATGTGGGCCATAACACATGATGAAAAAGTGTGGAATGAGCCAGAGGAGTTTAAGCCAGAGAGGTTTATGAATGAAGATTTTAGTATTATGGGATCTGATTTAAGGTTAGCACCTTTTGGAGCTGGTAGAAGAGTTTGCCCTGGAAAAGCTATGGGTTTAGCTTCTgttcatctttggttagctcaGTTACTTCAAAGCTTCAAATGGGTTCCATGTGATGATGATTCATCTGTTGATTTGGAAGAATGTCTTAAGCTTTCAATGGAAATGAAAAAACCACTTGTGTGCAAGGTTGTTCCTAGGACCTAG